The following proteins come from a genomic window of Vallitaleaceae bacterium 9-2:
- a CDS encoding DeoR/GlpR family DNA-binding transcription regulator, whose amino-acid sequence MIPYVRRSKVLEFMHTKDIVFFEEIADRVGVSLATVRRDLKTLEEEGQVEILTGGAAKIMVNIPEKSLAEKMTLNKEEKMQIGSYAATKVGDGQFIFLGPGTTEDMMIKHLAGKNVTVVTNGAFHIQELLKYQINTIILGGEVMLDIGVVIGPTVIRQISCMNFDKCFIGASGVIPGGSITTSSVEVAEVNKIALKNSAEAYIIADSTKLGKRSRYTFGQLDNDWRLITTSHIDKIYHHDPRFIFADI is encoded by the coding sequence ATGATACCTTATGTCAGACGAAGTAAAGTTCTAGAGTTTATGCATACAAAAGACATCGTTTTTTTTGAAGAAATAGCCGATCGTGTCGGAGTATCTTTGGCGACAGTGCGCAGAGACTTAAAGACGTTGGAAGAAGAAGGTCAAGTAGAGATTTTGACCGGAGGCGCGGCAAAGATTATGGTTAACATACCTGAAAAGTCTTTGGCGGAAAAGATGACTCTAAACAAAGAAGAAAAAATGCAGATTGGAAGTTATGCTGCAACAAAAGTCGGTGACGGACAGTTTATTTTTTTGGGACCGGGAACAACAGAAGATATGATGATTAAGCATTTGGCGGGAAAAAATGTTACCGTAGTCACCAATGGTGCCTTTCATATTCAAGAATTGCTCAAATACCAGATTAATACGATTATCCTTGGTGGTGAGGTGATGCTGGATATAGGTGTGGTTATCGGACCGACGGTGATACGTCAAATCTCGTGTATGAACTTTGATAAGTGTTTTATTGGAGCGTCCGGGGTGATTCCTGGAGGAAGTATTACGACATCAAGTGTTGAAGTTGCAGAAGTGAACAAAATAGCGTTAAAGAATTCGGCGGAAGCCTATATCATTGCGGACTCAACAAAACTAGGTAAACGCTCAAGATATACATTTGGACAACTGGATAATGATTGGCGATTAATAACAACAAGTCATATTGATAAGATCTATCATCATGACCCACGATTTATTTTTGCAGATATCTGA
- a CDS encoding sulfatase-like hydrolase/transferase, producing the protein MTKRQFIFIMTDTQRLDMINVFNERREMHTPNLDKLVEQGVSFERAYTTQPVCGPARSAIFTGTYPHTNGMLGNGMELGEYVKTLGQRLSAEGVHCGYIGKWHLDGGDYFGDGICPDGWDDAYWYDMRNYLMEMPKQDRVRSRNFQSCFDEQGIDEKFTYAHKCSQKAMEFIEAHKDEDFLLVLSYDEPHGPFLAPKEFFEPFKGQRVFEKENMHIDINTLPAHIQLWANNGRKVFANEDGLGLAGCNSFVDYEIGRVLGTIEKHLAEPTIMYTSDHGDSMGSHGIYGKGAAMYDEITNIPLIMMNPTWDEKNSRRHEAVSHIDIVPTILDYFDVKKPEALFGESLLSKEKTVGEIKDQAFIEFNRYEVDHDGFGGYQPVRCVVKDGYKLVIHLMSDDELYDLSKDPQEMDNLIHNPKVQSIRDELHDALLDWMDVTRDPFRGYYWEDRSWRENAPKPNWENHYMTRQRITEPGEVKQLDYDTGLEITEFNRKKKLY; encoded by the coding sequence GTGACAAAAAGACAGTTTATATTTATAATGACAGATACGCAACGGTTAGATATGATTAATGTGTTTAATGAGCGGCGCGAAATGCACACGCCAAATCTGGATAAGTTAGTGGAACAAGGTGTTAGCTTTGAGCGCGCCTATACCACTCAACCTGTATGCGGACCGGCACGTTCAGCAATTTTTACAGGAACATACCCTCATACCAATGGAATGCTTGGTAATGGAATGGAGCTAGGGGAATATGTAAAAACACTTGGTCAAAGATTGAGTGCAGAAGGTGTGCATTGTGGCTATATAGGCAAGTGGCACTTAGACGGTGGAGATTATTTTGGTGACGGCATATGTCCGGATGGATGGGATGATGCGTATTGGTATGATATGCGTAATTACCTGATGGAGATGCCTAAACAAGACCGTGTACGTTCAAGGAATTTTCAGAGCTGTTTTGATGAGCAAGGAATTGATGAGAAGTTTACCTATGCGCACAAATGCTCTCAAAAAGCAATGGAATTTATTGAGGCCCATAAGGACGAAGACTTTTTACTCGTACTTTCTTATGATGAACCCCATGGTCCATTCTTGGCACCCAAGGAGTTTTTTGAGCCTTTTAAAGGACAACGTGTCTTTGAAAAAGAAAATATGCATATAGATATAAACACATTACCGGCGCATATACAATTATGGGCGAATAATGGACGAAAAGTTTTTGCCAATGAAGATGGGCTGGGCTTAGCAGGGTGCAATAGTTTTGTGGATTATGAAATCGGTCGCGTCCTAGGCACTATTGAAAAACATTTGGCAGAGCCAACCATCATGTATACATCAGACCATGGGGATTCCATGGGGTCCCACGGAATCTATGGCAAAGGTGCAGCTATGTATGATGAAATCACCAATATACCCTTGATTATGATGAATCCGACATGGGATGAAAAGAACAGTCGGCGTCATGAAGCGGTTTCACACATTGATATTGTGCCAACAATTCTTGATTATTTTGATGTTAAAAAACCGGAAGCTCTTTTTGGGGAAAGTCTGTTGTCAAAAGAAAAAACGGTTGGAGAGATTAAGGACCAAGCATTCATCGAATTTAATCGCTATGAAGTTGACCATGATGGTTTTGGAGGATATCAACCGGTACGCTGTGTTGTAAAAGACGGATATAAGCTTGTTATCCATCTTATGAGTGATGATGAGCTATATGATTTGTCCAAAGATCCTCAAGAGATGGACAATCTTATTCATAATCCGAAAGTGCAAAGTATTCGCGACGAACTTCATGATGCGTTGCTTGACTGGATGGATGTGACAAGAGATCCTTTTAGAGGATATTATTGGGAAGATCGGTCATGGCGTGAAAATGCACCGAAACCAAACTGGGAAAATCACTATATGACCCGTCAGCGAATTACAGAGCCGGGTGAGGTTAAACAGCTAGATTATGACACTGGACTTGAGATAACAGAGTTTAACCGTAAAAAAAAGTTATACTAA
- a CDS encoding glycoside hydrolase family 88 protein → MCMKNFSEVTTDEVKKAMDIAVNQIGSDLDQFTDAFKINGTTNNFYEPSINRSWTSGFWTGQIWLAYEWTKDERYKKAAEVQVESFSKRMDEAFDINHHDMGFLYSLSCVAAYKLTQNTTGKEAAIRAADHLITRYQEDGQFIQAWGNVGADDNYRLIIDCLLNLPLLYWATEATGDEKYADIARRHIDTSLKVVLREDHSTYHTYYFEKGTGKPLYGETRQGYSDDSAWARGQAWGIYGTALSYRYTQEESYKDIFYKVTDFFIDNLPKDLVPYWDFEFNDPSQESKDSSAAAIAVCGILEMCKYLDGERKEKYRSAALKILKSLIDNYAVKDPKSSNGLLLHGVYARGTAHNSCEDRNVDECNVWGDYFYLEALMRELKDWELYW, encoded by the coding sequence ATGTGCATGAAAAACTTTAGTGAAGTAACAACAGACGAAGTGAAAAAGGCAATGGATATTGCTGTTAATCAAATTGGAAGTGACTTGGATCAATTTACAGATGCATTTAAAATTAATGGGACAACCAATAATTTTTATGAGCCAAGTATCAATCGCTCATGGACGAGTGGATTTTGGACGGGGCAGATATGGCTAGCGTATGAATGGACAAAGGATGAACGCTACAAAAAAGCAGCTGAAGTTCAAGTAGAGAGCTTTTCAAAACGTATGGATGAAGCCTTTGACATTAATCATCATGACATGGGATTTTTGTATAGTCTCTCCTGTGTAGCAGCGTACAAACTGACACAAAATACTACAGGAAAAGAAGCGGCAATTCGTGCGGCAGATCATCTTATTACTCGATACCAAGAAGATGGGCAATTTATTCAAGCTTGGGGAAATGTTGGGGCAGATGATAACTATCGATTGATTATAGACTGTCTTTTAAATCTTCCGTTGTTATATTGGGCAACCGAAGCGACAGGAGATGAAAAATATGCAGACATTGCGAGACGCCACATTGATACATCATTAAAAGTTGTCCTTCGTGAGGACCATTCCACGTATCACACATATTATTTTGAAAAAGGCACAGGAAAACCTCTCTATGGTGAGACGCGACAAGGATACAGCGATGATTCAGCATGGGCAAGAGGGCAAGCTTGGGGAATCTATGGAACAGCACTGAGTTATCGATATACACAAGAAGAATCCTACAAAGATATTTTTTATAAAGTCACAGATTTCTTTATTGATAATCTTCCTAAAGATTTAGTGCCATATTGGGATTTTGAATTTAATGACCCATCACAAGAATCCAAAGATTCATCCGCCGCAGCGATTGCAGTTTGTGGTATACTAGAGATGTGTAAATACCTTGATGGCGAGCGAAAAGAAAAATATCGAAGTGCAGCCCTTAAGATTTTAAAATCCTTGATTGACAATTATGCGGTAAAAGATCCAAAAAGCTCCAATGGCTTACTTCTTCATGGTGTTTATGCAAGAGGTACTGCGCATAATAGTTGTGAAGATCGTAACGTTGATGAATGTAATGTTTGGGGAGACTACTTTTATCTTGAGGCGTTAATGCGAGAGTTAAAGGATTGGGAGCTTTACTGGTAA
- a CDS encoding sulfatase — MKKNLIYIFADQWNKNAIGFEDSQVKTPRMDAFAKQSKVFDNAISTYPLCSPHRASLITGKYPYSLGMWTNCKIGLDEVVMLKPQETTIGDVLKAEGFQTAYIGKWHLDASEKNFEANPQSKAVHWDAYTPPGERRHGFDFWFSYGAMDNHLRPHYWRDSSQQIIEERWSPEVETDVALEFLEQRKAGQPFCLFLSWNPPHPPYDQVPAKYKAMYDAIRVPDNVPKNLKEDPKFIETLREYYGAVSGLDDQFGRLIDYLNAQGLMEDSVIVLSADHGDMLGAQGLMGKNIWYEESIKIPLMICDQEIEPGRTDMLLSSEDHMPTLLELLDVRVPECVEGTSFASRLIKNQDAIVEEHEEKLIMMIPGMPEMVDAYRRRGYNNKAFGWRGLRMKDKTYIVDNGTQPGAIQKRYLYDLVQDPLQMRPITLEKEDSIAMQMDKKLENYLNKTNDPFMLDQIEWR, encoded by the coding sequence TTGAAGAAGAATTTGATTTATATTTTTGCAGATCAATGGAATAAAAATGCGATAGGCTTTGAAGACAGCCAAGTCAAAACGCCACGTATGGATGCATTTGCAAAACAATCCAAGGTATTTGACAATGCGATCAGTACATACCCTTTATGCTCTCCGCATCGTGCATCTTTAATTACCGGAAAATATCCGTATTCTCTAGGGATGTGGACAAACTGTAAAATAGGATTAGACGAAGTGGTGATGTTAAAGCCTCAAGAGACAACAATAGGCGATGTATTAAAAGCAGAAGGGTTTCAGACAGCATATATAGGCAAGTGGCATTTAGATGCTAGTGAAAAAAACTTTGAAGCCAACCCACAGTCAAAAGCAGTACATTGGGATGCGTATACGCCACCGGGAGAACGACGTCATGGGTTTGATTTTTGGTTTTCATACGGAGCAATGGATAACCACTTAAGACCACACTATTGGCGAGATAGCTCTCAACAGATAATTGAAGAGCGCTGGTCTCCAGAGGTGGAGACAGATGTTGCACTAGAGTTTTTAGAGCAAAGAAAAGCGGGACAACCATTTTGTTTGTTTTTATCATGGAATCCACCGCATCCACCTTATGACCAAGTGCCGGCTAAGTATAAAGCTATGTATGATGCCATTCGTGTACCGGATAATGTTCCAAAGAACCTCAAAGAAGATCCGAAGTTTATTGAGACGCTTCGCGAGTATTATGGAGCTGTAAGCGGTTTGGATGATCAATTCGGTCGCCTTATAGATTACTTGAATGCACAGGGACTTATGGAAGATTCAGTTATCGTCCTATCAGCCGATCACGGTGATATGCTAGGTGCACAAGGGCTTATGGGAAAAAATATCTGGTACGAAGAATCGATTAAGATTCCGCTCATGATTTGTGATCAAGAGATCGAACCTGGACGTACAGATATGCTTCTAAGCAGTGAAGACCATATGCCGACGTTGCTTGAATTATTGGATGTCCGTGTACCGGAGTGTGTAGAAGGAACCAGTTTTGCCTCAAGACTTATTAAAAATCAGGATGCAATTGTTGAAGAACATGAAGAGAAGCTGATTATGATGATTCCGGGGATGCCTGAGATGGTCGATGCATATAGACGTCGTGGCTATAATAACAAAGCGTTTGGCTGGAGAGGTCTTCGAATGAAAGATAAGACCTATATTGTAGATAACGGAACTCAGCCGGGAGCGATTCAAAAACGCTACCTCTATGATTTGGTTCAGGATCCGTTGCAAATGCGTCCCATAACCCTTGAAAAAGAGGATTCTATTGCTATGCAGATGGACAAAAAACTAGAAAACTATTTGAATAAAACGAACGATCCTTTTATGTTGGATCAAATAGAATGGAGATAA